A single window of Nicotiana tomentosiformis chromosome 1, ASM39032v3, whole genome shotgun sequence DNA harbors:
- the LOC138907038 gene encoding uncharacterized protein, with the protein MTVSEYAIRFCEFARHAPILVPTIRERVRRFIEGLDYDIKICMDRELQIDSPFQQVARKIEGVLGKEMESKESKRSRRSGGFCEFYSSTRTNYSGGSSNRSALSAHQITRSAPVYSAPPTRDSYSGYSSYPA; encoded by the coding sequence ATGACAgtatcagaatatgctatcaggttttgTGAGTttgcccgtcatgcacctatcttagttcctacaatcagagaacgggtccgcagattcattgaggggctcgattatgatattaaaatatgcatggatcGAGAGTTGCAAATTGATTCTCCATTTCAACAagttgcaaggaagattgagggtgttttaggcaagGAAATGGAGTCTAAGGAGTCCAAAAGGTCTCGAAGGTCTGGAGGATTCTGTGAGTTTTACTCTTCAACTAGAACcaattatagcggaggctcgagcaatCGGTCAGCTctgtccgcacatcagattactcggagtgctccagtttacagtgcaccaccgacacgagattcttacagtggttattccagttatccggcatag